A stretch of Chanodichthys erythropterus isolate Z2021 chromosome 20, ASM2448905v1, whole genome shotgun sequence DNA encodes these proteins:
- the LOC137008749 gene encoding transcription factor-like 5 protein, with protein MSSSVACKTHEHAASADDGHVSEPVAVTVSQSSQFSLMEMNEVEYLQHIIQSHMDAQATETDSSGFSQLEGSLSDDPERQISCSPSVGKSDVTPDEPRTVSIQEIKMLLANEPNGVLGCETTPVSGVEVPGSVLDRVQCALEERTDVHHRRGTRPLEGRLSPPARVCLEKRFLSVLCHSTNTPGISTHAQIEKWSKPDKMVKIQGTYPYEGHLFKTGGQQSELIIPAELTLSFRADKGSESGMRAPFVNYTDTADQQTATLKNEVVGKAAHPIKRVWTRALRTSNILQGSDNWKTCARMSYTKRDRTRPLMDQTQRKEVHNRKERDRRRRIRLCCDELNLLVPFCYADTDKATTLQWTTAFLKYIQEIHGDCLKQDFQRTFCGKTGLRLKPSCVSVAHPLEPCQNMTEPENLSSHN; from the exons ATGAGCTCCTCTGTGGCCTGTAAGACTCATGAACATGCAGCATCTGCAGACGACGGTCATGTGTCTGAACCTGTCGCTGTCACAGTCAGTCAAAGTTCACAGTTTAGCCTGATGGAAATGAATGAGGTAGAGTACTTACAGCACATTATCCAGAGCCATATGGATGCTCAGGCGACAGAGACAGACAGCTCAGGCTTCTCACAACTTGAGGGAAGCCTGTCTGATGACCCAGAGAGGCAGATCAGCTGCTCTCCGTCAGTGGGCAAGTCAGACGTCACACCAGATGAGCCGCGCACCGTATCTATTCAGGAGATCAAGATGCTGCTGGCAAACGAGCCGAACGGGGTGCTGGGATGTGAGACCACACCTGTCAGCGGTGTAGAGGTGCCAGGATCTGTGCTGGACAGAGTTCAGTGTGCTTTGGAGGAGAGGACAGATGTGCACCATCGGCGAGGGACACGGCCACTGGAGGGACGATTGAGCCCACCTGCACGCGTCTGCCTGGAAAAAAG ATTTTTATCAGTGCTTTGTCACTCTACGAACACTCCAGGAATATCCACACATGCACAAATTGAGAAATGGAGTAAGCCAGACAAGATGGTGAAAATACAAGGCACTTATCCATACGAAGGACATCTGTTCAAAACT GGTGGTCAACAGTCTGAGCTGATCATCCCTGCAGAGTTGACCCTGAGTTTCAGAGCAGATAAAGGTTCAGAGTCAGGGATGAGAGCTCCATTTGTCAATTACACTGACACTGCTGACCAGCAAACTGCCACACTGAAGA ATGAGGTGGTGGGTAAAGCTGCGCATCCCATCAAGCGTGTCTGGACAAGGGCTCTCAGGACATCTAATATCCTACAGGGCTCAGACAACTGGAAGACATGTGCCAGAATGTCCTATACTAAACGTGACAGGACGAGACCTCTCATGGATCAAACTCAGCGCAAAGAAGTTCACAATAGGAAGGAACGAGATCGCAG GAGAAGAATCCGTCTGTGCTGTGATGAGTTGAACCTGCTGGTGCCGTTCTGTTATGCTGACACTGATAAAGCCACTACACTGCAGTGGACCACAGCCTTCCTCAAATACATTCAAGAAATTCATGGAGACTGCCTTAAACAG GATTTCCAGAGAACTTTCTGTGGCAAGACTGGACTGCGGCTGAAGCCCAGTTGTGTTTCAGTAGCACATCCTCTCGAACCCTGTCAAAACATGACGGAACCTGAGAACTTGTCTTCACACAACTGA